A single Fusobacterium hominis DNA region contains:
- the glyA gene encoding serine hydroxymethyltransferase encodes MRNKKKLCEVDKEVFDAIENEKKRQNNGIELIASENFVSDAVMEATGSVMTNKYAEGYPDKRYYGGCVHVDVVEKLAQERLKKLFNVKYVNVQPHSGSQANMAVYKALLNTGDTVLGMKLDHGGHLTHGKNVNFSGKDYTIYSYSVSETDELIDYDALEKLAVEVKPKMIIAGASAYSRIIDFKKFRDIADKVGAYLMVDIAHIAGLVAAGIHPSPIPYAHVVTSTTHKTLRGPRGGVIMTNDPEIAKKIDKAIFPGIQGGPLMHVIAAKAVAFKEALEDDFKNYQQQIVKNAKTLADELEKGGLRIVSGGTDNHMMLVDTKSTKGLTGAQVEQALDKAGITVNKNGIPYDKEKLMVTSGIRIGTPAVTSRGMKEPEMKKIAQFILEAIKNVENDEKLQEIKEKVEAFCMNFPL; translated from the coding sequence GTGAGAAATAAAAAGAAACTATGTGAAGTAGATAAAGAAGTATTTGACGCTATTGAAAATGAGAAAAAAAGACAAAATAATGGAATTGAGCTTATTGCATCTGAAAACTTTGTATCTGATGCTGTTATGGAAGCTACTGGAAGCGTTATGACTAATAAATATGCTGAAGGATATCCTGACAAAAGATACTACGGTGGTTGTGTACACGTTGACGTAGTTGAAAAATTAGCTCAAGAAAGACTAAAAAAACTTTTTAATGTAAAATATGTAAATGTACAACCTCATTCAGGATCTCAAGCAAATATGGCTGTATATAAAGCACTTTTAAATACTGGTGATACAGTTCTTGGAATGAAGCTTGATCACGGTGGACATTTAACTCATGGAAAAAATGTTAACTTTTCTGGTAAAGACTACACTATATACTCATATAGCGTATCTGAAACAGATGAACTTATAGATTATGATGCTCTTGAAAAACTTGCTGTTGAAGTAAAACCTAAAATGATAATTGCAGGTGCAAGTGCTTATTCTAGAATAATAGATTTCAAAAAATTTAGAGATATAGCTGATAAAGTTGGAGCTTATTTAATGGTAGATATAGCTCATATTGCTGGTCTTGTTGCAGCTGGTATCCACCCAAGTCCTATTCCTTATGCTCATGTTGTTACTAGTACAACTCATAAAACATTAAGAGGACCACGTGGTGGAGTTATCATGACAAATGATCCTGAAATAGCTAAAAAAATTGATAAAGCTATTTTCCCTGGTATTCAAGGTGGACCTTTAATGCATGTAATAGCTGCAAAAGCAGTTGCTTTTAAAGAAGCATTAGAAGATGATTTTAAAAATTATCAACAACAAATTGTAAAAAATGCTAAAACTTTAGCTGATGAACTTGAAAAAGGTGGACTTAGAATTGTAAGTGGTGGAACAGATAACCACATGATGCTTGTTGATACTAAAAGTACAAAAGGTCTTACTGGAGCTCAAGTTGAACAAGCTCTTGATAAAGCTGGAATAACTGTTAATAAAAATGGTATTCCTTATGATAAAGAAAAACTAATGGTAACTAGTGGAATTAGAATAGGAACTCCTGCTGTTACTAGTAGAGGAATGAAAGAGCCTGAAATGAAGAAAATAGCTCAATTTATTCTTGAGGCTATTAAAAATGTTGAAAATGATGAAAAATTACAAGAAATAAAAGAAAAAGTAGAAGCTTTCTGTATGAATTTTCCTTTATAA
- the brnQ gene encoding branched-chain amino acid transport system II carrier protein: MYKTKDVVLTGFALFAMLFGAGNLIFPPSVGYAVGDNWKLAALGFCITGIGFPLMGIIASGFAGTKLDHFSDKVSPLFSKIFNTVLILAIGPCLAIPRTGATAFEIMVTPHLGADLHWVKYIFLIIYFGFVLLFCLKESSVIERIGKILTPILLIVLAIIICKGLIDPIGSIVSLDTSNNFRFGFYSGYQTMDTLAAIIFASIILKSINAKNKLSRKEQFSFLLKASGIAVCGLAIVYCGILYIGATAAGTLENHGTTQLLNAIVKQLLGTQGNIILGICVAGACLTTAIGLTATVGDYFKTMLNVSYKKVVIINVLVSFAFATFGVDSIVRISAPVLIFLYPIAIVLIFLNFFRAYIQERSVFIGAVVGAALIGFTEMMLGFFPVASTQGTMGSIMRILDTIYLSLPLQDYGLAWIVPSIVFALIFKIIEKVKNTQVVQN, encoded by the coding sequence ATTTATAAGACAAAAGATGTTGTATTGACGGGATTTGCCCTATTTGCAATGCTATTTGGAGCAGGAAACTTAATATTTCCGCCATCAGTTGGATATGCAGTGGGAGACAATTGGAAACTAGCGGCTTTAGGATTTTGCATTACTGGGATTGGTTTTCCACTCATGGGGATAATAGCTTCAGGATTTGCAGGGACAAAACTGGATCATTTTTCAGATAAAGTATCCCCACTGTTTAGTAAAATCTTTAATACTGTATTAATTTTAGCAATAGGACCTTGCCTTGCTATACCAAGAACAGGAGCAACTGCATTTGAAATAATGGTAACTCCACATTTAGGAGCTGACCTTCATTGGGTAAAATATATATTTTTAATTATTTATTTCGGATTTGTTTTGTTATTCTGTTTGAAAGAAAGCAGCGTAATAGAAAGAATAGGAAAAATATTAACACCTATACTATTAATTGTTTTAGCTATAATAATATGTAAAGGATTGATAGATCCAATAGGAAGTATTGTAAGCTTAGATACTAGTAATAATTTTAGATTTGGATTTTACAGTGGATATCAAACAATGGATACTCTTGCAGCTATAATATTTGCAAGTATTATCCTAAAGAGTATAAATGCTAAAAATAAGCTTTCTAGAAAAGAACAATTTTCATTTTTATTAAAAGCAAGTGGAATAGCAGTATGTGGACTTGCAATTGTATATTGTGGAATTTTATATATAGGAGCTACAGCTGCAGGAACATTAGAAAATCATGGAACAACACAATTATTAAATGCTATAGTAAAACAACTATTGGGAACACAAGGAAATATTATTTTAGGAATTTGTGTTGCTGGAGCATGTCTTACAACAGCAATTGGGCTTACTGCAACTGTTGGAGATTATTTTAAAACAATGTTAAATGTAAGCTACAAAAAAGTAGTTATTATAAATGTATTAGTTAGTTTTGCTTTTGCTACATTTGGAGTAGATAGTATTGTTAGAATATCAGCACCAGTTTTAATCTTTTTATATCCAATAGCAATTGTACTAATTTTCTTAAATTTCTTTAGAGCATATATTCAAGAAAGATCTGTTTTTATAGGAGCAGTTGTAGGAGCAGCTTTAATAGGATTTACTGAAATGATGTTAGGATTTTTCCCAGTAGCTTCAACTCAAGGAACAATGGGATCAATAATGAGAATTTTAGATACTATCTATTTAAGTTTACCATTACAAGATTATGGACTTGCATGGATAGTTCCTAGTATAGTATTTGCGTTAATATTTAAGATAATAGAAAAAGTAAAAAATACCCAAGTAGTACAAAATTAA
- a CDS encoding arsenate reductase family protein, giving the protein MSVLFINYPKCSTCTNARKWLEEHNINFTSRHIVEDNPTKEELKKYVALSGLPIKKFFNTSGMLYREMNLKEKLLNATEDEMLDILSSNGMLVKRPLVIADNGVLIGFKKDKWEQFFK; this is encoded by the coding sequence ATGTCTGTATTATTTATTAACTATCCTAAATGTAGCACTTGTACAAATGCTAGAAAATGGTTAGAAGAGCATAATATTAATTTTACAAGTAGACACATTGTAGAAGATAATCCAACTAAAGAGGAACTAAAAAAATATGTAGCCTTAAGTGGATTACCTATAAAGAAGTTTTTTAACACTAGTGGAATGCTATACAGAGAAATGAATTTAAAAGAAAAACTTTTAAATGCTACAGAAGATGAGATGTTAGATATTCTTTCCTCTAATGGTATGCTTGTTAAAAGACCTTTAGTTATAGCTGACAACGGAGTCTTAATTGGGTTTAAAAAAGACAAATGGGAACAATTTTTTAAATAA